The following DNA comes from Pristis pectinata isolate sPriPec2 chromosome 33, sPriPec2.1.pri, whole genome shotgun sequence.
AGGGTTCCTCAGCTCCCCTCACCACTCCCACTGTTGTGTGCCCTGGGCACAAGCCCTCCGTAAGGGGAAGCAGAGGAACGACCCTTCACTGGTGGGAGGGCAGTGACACTGTGAGGGAATAAACAGAAACCCAGAGATATCCCTGTCTCCTGCCACTGAATCAGGCAGCCATGGTCAGACTCCACATATTGCAGATAGCTTCCCATATtctcattgagtaatacagcatggacacaagcccttcagcccaactcatccatgccgaccatggtgcccaccaagctagtctcacttgcccacatttgacccatatcactgagtctggaggtggaggtggggttgggggaaggaatCATCCATCTCTGCTTTGAGGCTGGATTTCCAAagtcaggaacagctatttcccatTAGCTGGATGCCTGAAAGGGAAGGGATCACAACCTGCTGCCACCTACAGGCCCAGATCCCCAGAGGGAGCCCAGGGAGGACTCCTTCGTCATTGACATTGGGAGAGGCGGGACCAGTTGGCACGGCCACACACAAGGCGCTAGCAGCAAGAAACTAGAGATCACCTGAACATCCTGCAGCCTGAACAAGATTGGGTTCCGTGTATATTGTCAGCGTGAGATTTCAGCTTCCTTCTATGGAtaaagttctggctgcacttcagtcccacactcctgatctttgggcaccTGATCTGGGGTGGGTCTGGTTGACCAAGGGACCTCCTCCTCAAGTTGTTCCTGGGCCTGGCAAAGGTGGCCTTTTAGAGGTCCAGGCAGCGGGGCCATCAAGGGTTCCACACCTGACTGCCTGCCCCCCTTCCAAGGATACATTGGTGCCCAGCTATACCTGGGGAGGGAACATGCTGTGCCCAGTGGCTCTCTGGAGGCTTTACAGGATCAGTGGGCACCGCAGGGGCTTGAGGGCATCCCAGACTAGGACAGCAATTTAGAACTTGATGTACACTTTGTAAATCCTGAACTGAGAATGGTGTCAATATTGTAAACACattaataaacttttttttggaaaaggttAGATAcacagtaaagctccctctatactAACACTGCGTGGTCTGAGGCAGCCCCCATTAGCACCAGACTATTGCCTATTCTCAGCTCTATCCTTTGAGGCTGATCTCCCAGGCAGATTCCCAACTGTTCAGGTTCAGAAGCATCAACCTCGCCTgacttctctccacggatgtcggctgagttcttccaccatttgtttcagctacagattccagcacctgcaactttatttgttttccagaagAATCAACTGCTCAACAGAAATCACtgtttattttacaaaaaaatctggaataaaaaaataacTACATTTAAATAGAGAAAACGTGTGCGAAGTAATTAATGGGGCAGCAAAGGTCAGTCTGCGATTATCAGCTCATCCACTCCCCAATCCTCATAGCTTCCATCCGGCAAATATCGTCGGATAATGATTGGGATTTTCCGAGCCCTGGAAGGCAAGAGTAATTGTTGTCTTTAGGAAAGAGTAGAACAAAACCAGTGAGCAGCGAGCACGGAAATATAGAACAAttacattttcctccatggaGCAGACACAGGTCTGGCAGAGATGTGAGAAAATCAAGAGGGGGGTTTGTGGAGAAACTACTTTCATTGAAAGGTCAGAGTGGAGGTTTAAGATAATTGGTAAAACACTCAAGAGGCAGGGAAAAGAAATTACTTTCACACGACATTGTTGTAATCTGGAGCCCACCGCTTGCTTCTGGCTCCGTCTCCAACACGTCGTATTTCCAACAGCTTTAGATTAAAGTCATCTTCCAGTTTGTGTACAACATCTTAGAACAAGACATCTTTCACTCTGCATTGTACAAGGCACACAGTGCGAATTTCAGCGCCTGCCTCCCACACGAGTCTCCCGCTGGCTGGGACAGTCAGACCCACAGCTGCTCTGAGTAACTATAGAGCTGctctggggagaaggcagggaaaGTGGGGCTCGTTCAAATGGCCAACATTCACAGGAGGCAGAGAGGTCACGAATCCCATCAGCCCTATGAAgaggtaggcatggtagtgtagtggttagcgtaacgctgttacagcaccagcgacctgggttcaattccagccgctgtctgtaaggagtttgtacgttctccccgtgtctgcgtgggtttcctcccacattccaaagacgtacaggttaggaagctgtgggcatgctatgttggtgccggaagagtggcgacacttgcaggctgccccccagcacattctcagtaacgcaaaaagatgcatttcactgtttgtttcgatgtacatgtgactaataaataaatatcttatcttatatctccaTAATCCAATAAATAAGCCATTCCTACATCATTGAAGGTAATGCAATCAAAGGACAAAATCAAGATTAGTTCAGCGCTAGACCTTTTAAACATTCACTCTTGGGACATGCCCACAGCCCAGTTGATGAGGAAAGGTGCGAAGGGCTTTTGAACTGCTGTTGATTCATAGCTGCTGGTGCGGGACTGGAGTCATGAAGATCCAAGTTTAGCAAGACAAAAGCATTCCTCCCCTTAAGGGGGAGCAGGTCATTTAGCCTGACTGATATGTTCCACACAAGTCTCTTCCCATCTCAGCCCAACAACATAACCATCCACTCCTTTCTGACTCATGTGTTGATCCAACTTTTTCTTAAATGCCCCTTTGGTATTCACCTCACTGGTGGGAGTCAGCTCCATACTCCTGCCAGAACTCCCCACTGCTTTTATTGGTAACTGCCTCATTAATTCTGACACCTGGTCCTGCCGAGAGGTGGTGaacaactgcagcagttcattaTCAGGATCAAGGTTGAAAGCTGTACATCACTATAACCACCCTAAAGCTGGTCCCATCCCAGCCATGACCCCGGAGTCTGTCCTCTGTGCAGCCGTACACCACACCACACGGGCCAGTGAACCAGGGGCATTTTTAAGACAAGTTGATAGTTTAAATAAGGAATAGTCAAAACGCCTTTGTTAGTGGGAGATCCCGTCCAACTAATGtaattgagtattttgaggaagtaacaaagcATATGGATGAGGGCAGTGCATGTAGTCTACCTGGACTTCTgtaaggctttgacaaggtcccaaaggAAGACTAGCTCCAAACATCAGAGCCCATGGGAAGTTGGATCCAAAGCAtgacttggtaataggagacaagagggtgatgatggagggctGCTATTGCGTTCAGAAGCCTGTGACCACCTGCATACaatggggattggtgctgggacccttgctgtttcctACAtacattagtgacttggatgtggaatGTAGGAGGTACGAGTAAAGTTTGCGGATAACGTGGAAATTGACGCTGTTGTTGATGGCGAGGAGAGTGGTCTTAGACTACAGAGCTGGTAAACTACACAGAGCACGGCAGACTGAATTTAATCCCAGCAGATACCACAGTGGCATTTAAGTGGCTTTTAGACAGGctcgtgaatatgcagggaatggagggagatggatcatgtgcaggcagaagggattagcttactttggcatcatgttcggcacagacatcgtgggccgaagggcctgttcctgtgctgcattatcggaggactaataagggtaggacatccACCATGAAGGGTCGGGCCCCAGGGTGTATCCggtcaagcacttgaatcaccaaggtacaggaggttatggaccaagtgcttgtaaatgTGATTAGATTTGGGTACCATCGTCAGCACCAACATGGTGGGTTGAGGCCATGTTGCTgggttgtgtgactctatggtccTGAACCCACACCTTTAGTTCGCAGCGTGTTTATCTAACGGACGGTTTACAGGTGCCTACAGAACAGCAAGTTTCCATTCTGCCTCACACCGTATCGGTAGGACCAGCACAACGTAGCAAGCTCTTGCGAAGCAGGCCAAAGCACAGAAGGAACAGCAGCCAGGCACTGATGCTGGAACTTACTTCAGCTCTTTCATCGCGATCTGCAGTGGGTCCGTCTCTCCTTCCAGCTCAACCATGACTGGGGCACACATTCTGTCAGAGAAAGaggcagtggggggagagggagggggagagagagagagagctgatgAATTACACTGTATGCTGGGTTATCCTGGCAGCCAAGCTCCAGGAGTGCAGCCGCACACTGAGTCAGCAGCTTGTCCCATTATAGGGatgggaaggccattcagcccctcgaacctgttctaccattcatggTTTAGCTCCATTTCCTGCCCCACATTATCCATACCCCACAAACTTCAGGCCCAAACACATCACATTGACTCCCAgcgtctgcagcttcttgagatCGAAGGAAAATGCTTCCCGATTTGATTCCCAGCTCCTTGCACTTTAACCCCCCACCAGTCCCCTCACCATCCAATATTTATCAACaagtaaaagcaggaaatgccgAGAAAATCAGGAGGTCCGGCTCTGTATCGGGCAAGTTCTACAGGTGAGCGTCCTgagacattgactgtttctctctgtacaggtgctgcctgacctgtacaTCTGTAAACTTCAGAGTGCCAGCAGGATGTTTTGAAATGTATTCCTTCATATGATGTGGTCACTCCTCAAATGCCCCCAAACAACAGGGGCAGTTAACACCCAATCACAacattggtctggagtcacataagggCCATGAACAGCTTTTACATAATCCAGCAGCTTCATGAGAAACTGTTAGAgaaaccagtttttaaaaaaaaaataattctagcttaatttaaatttccagctgccacgggatttgaactcgtgcctCTGGATCAACCGTCCACAGCTGTGGCTGCTGGCCCAGTAACCTGACCACTACGCTCCCAGAGCCCTTTGCTTTTGAATTTAAAGCACGTGACTGGGTAATTGCTgaggtggaatcttgctgtgcataaattggctgctgcatctcCTACACAGGAACAGTGACTACACCTTAAATAAAGAGCACTCTGATAGCTGTGAGGCAGTTTGTGCGCCCGGGGTTGTTACAGGTGTCTAGAAGGGCATGTCCTGCCTCCTTCTGCACACAGTGGAGCAGCTaataaagccgctgcctcacagcttcagccacccgggttcaatcctgacctcgggcgctgccggtgtggagtttgcacgttgtctctgtgaccgcgtgggtttcctccgggtgctccggtttcctcccacgtcccagttAGTAGGTCGCCAGAAGCGAGCTGCTGGGGGatttcagtgggtcaggcggcatctgtggagggaaataggcagtcgaggtttcaggtcgagacccttcatctggatatagtttgctccagattccagcacctagtctcctgtgtctccaggttagtaggttaactggctgctgtaaattgcccctgcaggtgagtggtagaacccaGGGAGaagttatggggagaataaaatggggttagtttagcttcagtgtgaatgggtggttgatggttggtgtggacggactgggctgatgggtctgtttccgtgctgtatgtctctataactCCACAGTGTCCGAGCAAGGAGGTACAGCAGACTGCTCCCGGTTCAGTCGAGCCCGTGGTGACACTCACGCTATCTGCAGAGCCCGTGTTCCCAGTACTCGAGCTCTCTCATACTTGGTCATGTAGGATGTGGTGATCCGTTTCTGGTTGGCCTGCTGCCCGTCTGCCGCGGGAAGAATCTCAACGTTTTCGCGGTCTTCCTGGAAAACAGTTCAGGAGCTGGAAGATTAGATGCAGAGCCAGCCGTTCACCCCCTTGAGAGCTCTCCCATTCGAGTGGATCATTCAACAACTGAGGCAGTAAAATGGCACAAAGGAGCAATTTCTAAGAACGATAATTAATGATCTTTATGACCACAGATCTGGGCTAGGGTTCCCCAGATCCTTTATTTCAGCGACACTCGGTTCTGTATCACACACAGCTTCCACACATtgctcttctcccctgtcctccCTTGGTTTATACCTCCTCCAGAATGGTCAGCAGCCACTAACAAACCCCCACACTCGCTCTCAGCACCGACCTGTCATTCATTTTCTCTCGGTCTCCACCCCACcacagatattccccttgttcttCTCACCTTCCCCCACTCtttgcatgtttgctttctaAATCCTGACAAAAcgggagacccgatagaggtttGTGTAATTAGGAGAGGCACggatagaggagacagccggagtctttttcccagggttgaaatgtctaacactagaaggcatgcatttaaggtgagaggggaaaaattcaaaggAGTGTACGTGAGTGTGGTGGGTGCACTCTCTGTGTCAccgagaggggtgggtgcctggaacaggctgccaggagtggtggtggaagcaaatatgacagaggcatttaagaggctctgagataggcacatgaatatgcagagaatggagggagatggatcatgtgcaggcagaagggtttagtttaattagacatcattagcttgtcaaaacatagtgggccgaagggtctgttcctgtgctaaaaaggtaatcaaactgaaacattaattaatgcttttccctctccacagacaccacCTGTCCTGCCAAGAACTTCCAACATTCCGTGCATTTAATTTAGTTTGTGATGTTGGTCAGATAGTGGGGAGATCTCCACTGCTCTCCTTCAGAACAGCACCAGATGATCACTGATATCTACCAAGAGGTTCATATCGTACAGCAGAAGGCTATTCAACCCAacaagtctatgctagctcacagagcaatcccattttccccacttAATTTCCTGTATCCTatgctctctcacatgcccatcaattccactccAAACTCTGAAGTGGGACGAGCCCACAAGCTTCAGATTCAAAGGGGAGGGAGTTAGCCACCAGCAGAACACCATCTAATCGCTCACCTCCTCCACGTTATCCAAATCATCCATCGCTTCATCTTCATCTGCATCGTCGAAGTCATCTCCATCAAAACTGGAAtcggagaaagtgcagtccatTAAACAAGCCTGGATCAACACTGACCTGAAGCGttacctgtttccctctccacagatgctgcttgacctgctgactgtttccagcattttaggaaaggtttagagggatacaggccaaatgcacgcaaatgggactagctcaggtaggcaacttggttggcatggatgagttggcagATTTCCACTCTGTGTGACCctcactctgtttttatttcacatttccagcatctgcagttttttgtttacttttcaacAGCGATTCAGTGTGAGATTTGACCCACACTGGGACCCAGGTCTGGAGCACAAAGCAGTGTTCAATAAGGCTCCACGACCCCAGCACCCTGTACCAGAGAATCTCCCccaacttcagaaaagggggcagtgtacatgcacctgtctacatccatggtgctgagatcgagaggctTGACAGCTTCAaaatcctgggagtgaacatcaccaacagcttgtcctggtcaaatcacgtagatgccacagccaagaaagctcaccagtgcctttacttcctcaggaggctgaagaaatttggtttgtcccctttgactctgaccaacttttaccgatgcaccatagaaagcatcctatctggatgtatcacggcttggtacggcaactgctctgcccaggactgcaagaaactgcagagagttgtggacacagcccagcgcatcacggacaccagcctcccctccttggagtctgtctttacctctcgttgtcttggtgaagcagccagcataatcaaagaccccacccacccaggacattctctcttctctcctcttccattggatagaagatacaggagcctgagggcacgtaccaccagacttaaggacagcttctaccccactgtgataagactattgaacggttcccttatacaatgagatggactatgacctcacgatctaccttgtgtgaccttgcaccttattgcactgcactttctccgtagctgtgacactttactctgtactgttattgtttttacctgtactacctcaatgcactctgtactaacccaatataactgcactgtgcaatgaattgacctgtacgatcggtttgtaagacaagtttttcactgtacctcggtacaagtgacaataataaaccaatactctatGTCTCAACCCACCCCTCGTTATTAAAACCTGACAGCAGCCCAGACCCCACCTCCTGTGTCCGGTCTGTTGGCCGGGCTGGTCCACTGCTCTGGACCCAGCGGCTGCACGGTGCAGGGACTCCGCCTGGGCACTGGGGGTCACTGCAGGCGGCTCCGAGGGGCATGGATGTAATTACTCTGCCAATGCTGGCGGGGCGCTGCAGGTTACAATGCAATGACTCCGCCGGGCCTGTGGAGGCGCTGCGGGTCGGAGTACGGGGCGGTGCGACGACTCCGCCCGGGCGCTGGGGGCGCTGCGGCGCGATCCCCGCCACCCGCCGGAGCGCGGCCGCCGCTCCGCCACCGATCCCCGCGCTCCGGTGCTCAAGGTCCAGCGTTCGGGAGCAGCGGAGGCAGCCGGCGGGCCCGAGGGGGACGGAGACGGCGgagctcccctccctccaccccactcactTGTCCTCGTTGTCCGACATGGCTGCTCCGGCGTCCGCGCTCCTGCCTCCGCCACCGGGGACTGCGGCACTGCTTCCGGGTCGGGGGTCCCAGCCCGGCCGCTGACGTCACCGCGCTGGGCTGACGTCACCGCTTGGGATCCGGAGCAGCGGCCGTGGGGGGGCGGGGCCGAGCAGCGGCCGTGGGGGGGCGGGGCCGAGCAGCGGCCGTGGGGGGGCGGGGCCGAGCAGCGGCCGTGGGGGGGCGGGGCCGAGCAGCGGCCGTGGGGGGGGCGGGGCCGAGCAGCGGCCGTGGGGGGGGCGGGGCCGAGCAGCGGCCGTGGGGGGGGCGGGGCCGAgcagccgccccccccccccccccccccccccacacagacgcCGCTCGGCCCGCTGAGCCTCCACCTTCCCCCCGCACCCACCCGCAGCTGGAGGCCGGATCGTCTAATCCCGCCCGGCCCACGGTCTCCGGCCGACAGCTGCAGCTGCAGCCTGGTGTCGTCCCAGCCCGACTGTCCTCTCCTCCAGCGCCTTTCCGGCTGCAGCTGCGCCACATCTGATGCCCTCCAGCACCTCGGATCGGACTGGCTCCTTCACAATGGGCGTCCCATccacctccatccccacccaGTACTCGGATGCAGAGTGGCCCGTCTTTCTGTACCTGTCCACCTCTCCCGCCCAAAGTACAGGGTTCCCCATAGCTTCACCTTCCACCTCATCAGCTTCCATGTTCAACAGATAatttctgtcactttgctgagATGCCACCTCAGATACATCTTTCCTCCTGGTTCACCTTTCCATCTCCAACCGAGACTCAGTCCCCTTCTCAATGGCAGGAGATGCGACAATAGTCCCCACCCTTTCGTTTCTTCCCACCAACTTGACGCCACAGTACTCCTCCAGGGAAACTGATTCACTTCTTCCAATGTGGTAGTCATAAAGTCAGTGATATACAACacccaaacaggcccttcggcccatcaaatctgcactgaccatcaagcgacccccccaccccccaagattTTGCAACATCAACACAGGAGGGgccatttacagcggccaattaacctaccaacccacaatttctggaacgtgggaggaaactggagcacctgaagaaaaCGCATGCAACTTCTATACAGACAGAACCCAGGACTCTGCCGCtaggaggcagtggctccactagctctCTGCAATGaacaaaccaaatgcagattgggtgactattTTTGCACAACACCTCCCTTCAATCCATAAGAATGACTCCGAGTTTCcacttgcctgtcactttaattctacatCCCATTCCGAcacctgtctttggcctctttcACTGTTCCAACGAAGCCCGATataactcaaggaacagcatctcatcttacAAC
Coding sequences within:
- the polr2f gene encoding DNA-directed RNA polymerases I, II, and III subunit RPABC2, translated to MSDNEDNFDGDDFDDADEDEAMDDLDNVEEEDRENVEILPAADGQQANQKRITTSYMTKYERARVLGTRALQIAMCAPVMVELEGETDPLQIAMKELKARKIPIIIRRYLPDGSYEDWGVDELIIAD